One Fundulus heteroclitus isolate FHET01 chromosome 8, MU-UCD_Fhet_4.1, whole genome shotgun sequence genomic window, ccctcagagttccgtcgtcgtcatggaaactcgctgacacagctgcagcggccagtctactgAAGTACAGACACTTTGCTCAAAATatgtcccattggattataatggagaactttgcctcgcacaacactttatatctcctgatccgtaaatggtagagacgtaattttttcagcgtttatttcgtaacggataggagaacaagacaaactatcgttttttgctagaaatattttattttaggcgtaaaaaattatgataaaaaGGGGATTTTGATGGAATTTcaaaaattcaatcaaatcaatgGACCCTGGTTTTAGATCAGGAGATGGAAATAATTCACTTAtgttatgatatttttctaggatgaacccggacacagcacgcacacacagagctagttcttaggagtgagtttattgagtagtgtggaagatggatgatgatggaacccagagtcttacaacagacggaggtgtagggtgcagaagctggccggcaggaggggtattgagagactgaccgggaggaactctggagccgaagacttgagaccaggacggagcatctgagccgaggacttcagaccagaacatcagagccgaggacttcagaccagaacatcagagccgaggacttcagaccagaacatcagagccgaggacttcagaccagaacatcagagccgaggacttcagaccagaacatcagagccgaggacttcagaccagaacatcagagccgaggactgcAGACCAGAACGGCTCACCAGGAGTCAtgaacaggagttgagaacttgagttggaacagagctgagcagagtcttAGGCAGtgacttgaacaaaaacaaagctgaagtaaagtcttctggctgactcgAACAAAAAACTAAGCTGACACAGGATTCTGGCAGAAACTGAGCAGGCGTGAACACTATGAACCTGCAatgagaacagaatgaggtgagtttataaagaggtgaacacaggtggcaacagatcaggggtaattgtAGCCTGACAGGTGagaccaatcaggctgcgcagggaagagagagaggaagggaggctcagcatgcagcctgcaagctgcatcctgacaatttCTCTCACagaatttagaaaataattattaaattcatttgTCAGTAGATCTGGATCAGTCACAGCaatattgttaatttttagCTCAATTTCTTGTTTAGCTTTTTAATCCTTCcctgttaatttatttaaactttgcCAGATCTTTTTGGAATTTCCATTTGCTTCAGAAATGATGTTCATGAAAAAAGTTGCTTTAACCTTTCGCATAATTTGAGTAACCTTATTTCTTAATGAGATATTTATGCCTGTCTGTGATGAGACGGGATTTCCtatatttttttagttgctCATCTCTGTCTCTCATCCATTTCTTACATTCTTCATTCATCCATGGTAATAGACATCTCTTTCTTTTGTTGTGGCTACCCCTTTTGATAAAATTTAACATTACTTCGTAAATTTTCTTGTGAAATAGGCAGCTGCTATTTTCAACATCTTTACTGAGTGATTTCGTTCCAATCACAACTTTGTGCCATCAGTGTTTCTCTGGAATCCTCCATCTTGGTTGTTTTTGTCAGCAAACCCTTGGGTACTGCTTGGCTGGGAAAACTTAAGCTCAggattgggaaatgtttgttttttctttgcatgttgCACAAACCATGCAGAAGACATTTTGTTTGTAACAACTGAACTCTTTTGTGAACCAATGTGTGGCAGTGCAGCCAGCAGCCCCCCCTTTGACATGTTCTAACTGGGTGACCTGGAGCCTCGTAAGAAAGAGTGGGCAGCTCTCATACTAGAGGTTGGTGGTAGGGAGAAATTCTGAAACATGTGGCGCACAAACAATTCTGATGTAAGAAACCGTGCATTGACAGGAATTGGACACAGCTACACATTTATCTTGGGCGACCCTATCCCCGCCCCTAAACAGGTATGTAAATCAGAATAAATACCCGGAAGGCAACCCCCATGTGTCTAAATAATCATGGCAACATAGCTGTCAGACAGTCCCAGATAAACTACGAGGGATATTTGTAGTGGATGACCGCTAACCAACAGGTTGAGTAACATCAGCGACTTATTAAATAAACCGgctgaaaatataaagttttcCATGCTTAAATTCTGAAGTCTGtccccacacacacatagtGTGTGAATCTTTAAAACTCAAGATGCACTCTTTAAAAGGAGTACATCTTTAAAACgtaaatctttaaaaacaagTCAGGCACGGGAACACCCAGTTGTGATtgttaaacttgttgatccatGATGAGAAGGCTGCTTATAAGACTCAGTTTACCTGAAACTCTACAGACTAAACACGtatcaacaaagaagaacccgttCAGAGGACCTCCTCAGTTTTTCAACCCTTCATAAAGCAGCTCAGTCAACTAAAACACCCCATAAATAACATATAATGCTGCAAGCTCAGCAAAGCAACTTCTGATTATGGAAAAGTAACCGTCCAGTTTTGAGAAAGCAGAGGTTGTGCTGCGTTGCTCCAGATGTTTCTAACAATCTGACTCGGCCCTCAGACTCCCTTCCTCCAAGAACTTTCTAACACTTGATTTATGGAAACATTTGGATTTAGATTTGGGTTACGGTTCTGTAGACCCAGGCTGGTTCTGATCTAAAATCAGCTGCAAAGAAGAAAGCAGTAGAAATGTTACAATGATACTTTATCAGAGCCTCACTAGATGAAGTTATTTATTCTGGACTCGGTGAGGATTTTCTTGCACAACTATGCAGTTTGTTGAACTCAGCTGCATGTGTCTCCACACTGAAACACAGATAAAGTTTAAATTCAAGAGTCCAGATTGAAACTGGGTCTAAAATCCAAccttcatgtttttctgctccCTTTACTGTTTAATTTGGAAGTCATTCAATCAGATTAGAAAGCAAATAAAGCAGCGACAGGACTTCTAGGGGAGCGCATTGACCAGAAACCTTCAGTCCAGCAGAAATGATGaagcacctgctgctgctgctcttggTGGCTGTGGCCAACGCAAAAATCTTCCAGCGCTGTGATTGGGCGAGAACGCTGAAGGCCAAAAACATGGATGGTTACCGTGGCGTCAGCCTGGCCGACTGTAAGTACTAAATGATCACCTGCATGAAAATAAGacattattaaatataattaaataccTAGATTTTTAGATGATTCTGTATATTCTGGCTTCTCATCTTTAGCCCATTGATATTTGTTCTTTTCAAGTTTTTCAGAGACTAACACCAGCAGCCATAACAGCAGCAAACTTGATCCTTAGATCCATTATCCTCAATGTTGTCTTTCCTGGTTGTCTTCAGGGGTCTGTCTGACCCAACACGAGTCAAACTTCAATACCCGAGCAACCAACCGTAACACAGACGGCTCGACTGACTACGGCATCTTCCAGATCAACAGCAAATGGTGGTGCAGCGATGGCGGCGTTTCAAGAGCCAACGGGTGTGGGATTCGCTGCAGCGGTAAGAGAAGAAGTAACTAAATCATTTCCAACCTGATGGGAAAGCTCTCTCCCCTTTAATGGAGAGAGATTTATAGTAGTTGTGATTTAACCCTAAAGACGTTTTTTAATCTTCTCACAGAACTGCAGACAGACGACGTGGAAACGGCGATCAGATGCGCCAAACGCATCGTTGATCAACAAGGCGTCAGAGCATGGTATTATATGACATATCAGTGATGTTGGGACAACTTTGACTTTCATATTTGGACTTTTATTGGTAAAATGCTTGTTTGGTTCCAGGGAGGCCTGGAAGGCTCACTGCCAGAACCGAAACCTGAGCAGCTATCTGAGAGGCTGCAACCTCTGACCCGGAGACCAGAGGCAGAACGGCTGATGAAACGTTAAtccagcagctgaaatgagaagcagctgaaaacaaatagaaacatctctcctattttaatttaacaatccACTCCTAAATATTATTCTAAACAGAATATGCATGTAAAATAACCCCACACCAAATAAACTGGACTACCCTAAACTAATCATTCAAATGCCAGACTTTCTCCAACAATCAGAAATAAATGTGAAGCAAAAAAACCCATCAGACGGCTCTTAATAATGGAtgacccaataaaaaaaatccaataagaataaaacaaaacaaaaatgtatacaaAATAACTGTGAACGCCATTCTGAAATAATTTTGTCTTGCTTTGTATTTTGACTTTTCATACAAGCATCCTGGAGAGAAGAGcaaagaaatgttaaaacaataaaattcaaCGTGATCAGAGCTGTTGGTAGTATCTGTTTAAATTTACTTCTGATACGGTGGTGGGGAATCTTCCTTTAACAAGGTTACAATAAGGTTtctattaaataaaacttttaatccTAAAGGAATATTAAATCAGAATAAGGCATGTGGCCTAGGAAGATGTGCTTATTCTTCTGTTGCTTTATCTACAGGGGCGGTGGTTGCCATCTGTGTGCAAACACATCTGGAAACGgcgaaaaataaataatttgatcaatgtgtctctttttattaccaaaataaattaaattttaataatCTGGAAACAGTTGCAATACGTGAGAATCTTGGTAAGACCATAAGATTATTTTGCATCAACAACACAGTTATGTTAGCTAATGttataataaaattttatttttgaaagttaaTTTTATTCCTGAATTTCCCTCAGGCTTGAGCTCCATTAACAGATTTTAATAGAgattgtcagggttcagtttttggCCTGCCtgatttttgacattttctggcACCTTCCTCCTTCCATATGCTCAAGTCTCCACTCCGGATCTCTGCCACCTGCCACCTCTAATTAAGGGAAGCTCAGTCCACCTATCAACTAGCTACTCAAACCCTCCTCAGCCAGCTCTTCCCCGCTGGATCGTCGTCATTCGTATCTCATCCTTACCCCCGCCTCACACCTGCTTGCCATTGCTCCCTCACGTCTGCCAGCTCCAGCTCCGCCTCGTCCGACAGCTCTGGCCTTCATCACACATCTGCTCCAGTCTGGTACTGTCTCTGCTCTCCCCTTCCACAACTCATCTCCTTTCAATAGAAACTCTTAAACGTGGCTCTTTGTGTAGCTGAATTTTGGGgcacacaaagtcaaattaaatcatattatacagtaGCTTagactactggaggacatcagggactATTTCTCtcattctgctgagttctcctactgctctccaatctgcattgtttgttgtcattccagcttttaagtttttgctctctctcttttttcttcatagaaggtacacctggtctgacgttctgttagctgtgacatcatccagggaagacagatcacttGTTTACTGTATTACtggattactggatcaatgtgtgcttctgtgtctctgctctgtcttctgttacccccagtgggtcgaggcagccTCATCCtatctcccttagagatagggtgaggagctcagtcatcctgggaggactcagagtagagccactgctcctccacgtccagacgAGCCAGTTGAGgaggctcgggcatctggtcaggatgcctcctggacccccagagagaacccacttTTGCATAAAGACCCCAGGTCAAACATGGGggttgaacccaggaccttcttacaGCAAGGCATCAGCCCTGAAAGATAAGATTATTTATCCCAAAGGTatcaaaaacacttttctgattaatttaaatACCTGATTCTTTACTTCCAAATTGATTATACTAAAAAATGACTTTCAATTTATTTCATGAAAATTGAACCTATATtctatatttttgctttatgaTGACTTCGCcccaacattttgttttttcttttcttctgtcaGGCAGCAGCTTCTCACCTTCTCCTAAACCCAATAATCATTTATTCAACATCACATTTCAAATTCTTGAGACCAAACTATTGTAACAGGTTTAATTTGTTATGATTCCACTtgtcattatttttcatttggcTCACTATATTATGGGGAAACAGCGCCCTCTATTGGTGGTCGGCTACGATAAGTGCAGTGTGTACAGCTACCTCGTTGCCATTATATGCAAGTCGGGCACGAGGTGAGTTCTTCGCTGTTAGCACAGTGGTAAAGTATGGTGTATTATGAGCCATTGTCAATTGTATGATCCCTGGCGGGATGTATTTATGGCAAATGAGGTACTACGTGCATTTTGTTATCGTTATAACACtgtgctaaactaaatatgtttGGAAATAACAGCTAGTTTGATGCTAATTGCTAATGCTGTTCCTCATAGAggtgctgttgctgctgtgaagaGCCTATATGTGACCAGTACATATCCTGTTCCACGCAGATTAAACGCATCATTCCACATCTTCCGTCTCTTGGCCATCATTAAAACACAACGCGGAGGTATTATACTAGGAAAACAAGACTACTTCTATCTGGACCGAGCTGAACAAACAGACGGCCAAGTTCAGTACGGTTACACTATCAACTCCATGAttgacattttcattaaaaagaaatcttaAAAATCCCAACACAACTCCTCTGCAACTTATTTTGATGTTCACCAACTAGTCCTTCAACTCCAAACTCTGTCTCACACTGattatggaaaaaataaaatgtttccattgGATAATATCAAGAAAAATTTAACTTAAGGacagaagaaaaatacaaaacaaacaactttttatCTGCATTTCCCTTTCATCCCTGTCATATTTTCCTGTAAACAGTTTATTATAATGTATTTAAACATCACAAAACATAATGAAGGTATGAccattaaaactaaaaattatCCAAGCATTTCCTGCtcctaaatattttatattctaATCTCATGTCTGAGCAAACATACAGAATCCACATTAACCTGATAAATTCCGTTTGTGTTCTGGGACAATTTGGGCAAATCTGGGACGTTTTCAAAGACACTTAAATACAATAAGAAAAACAAGTATTTGCCTGTTGTGGTGATATCTGTGTTCCACGTCTTACCACAAGGGGTCAGTACCGGTTCTATCAATGAGTGATTACTGTTATTACAGATCAGAGAGTATGGGGATCATCCagtgaagtcacatggaagatGCCCCATCTTTAATAATAAATGGCAAACTGCTGAATACAGTTTCTTTATTGAAATGAGGAACTGTCACACTCCAGGCCTGGGTGCAGGGCCgggttttctctctttctcttctttgCAGGGTGTGACGGGCAGGTGCTTCTCATCACAGCTAATTAGAGCCCTTCTTAAGGAGCAGaggccaggaggagggcgtcaggcTAGGCAGTTGGAAAAGCTTGAGGGTGACAACTTGCAAAATTCCGCACGGACCAAAACAGACTGGGTTGGAGAGGAGGATTACGAGCGGAGTGAGAAGTTGGTAGGAGCTGAGAATTGTTTGGCGGATTGCATAAACTGTACATTGAATGTAGCTTTATGGCTTCCACATCAGGTGGAAATAGTGGAGAAGAAATGGAGTGGATGATGTCTAGGTCTGCAAGGAGAAAGCGAGAAATGAGgcaaagacaggaaagagaTAGAAGTTGGTCAGATGGGAGTGAGATTAGAGAGGAAAgaagtaaaaagacaaaaacaaatacaagccCGGGAAAACAAGTGCAGGGAGAGAGAGCAAATGGGGAGGAGGAGTGGAAAGTTACAGTCGAGTTCAAAGAAGAGGGAGGACATTTACATCCGGTTAAACTAACTAAAGCAATAGAGAAAGAAATTGGACAAATCAAGTCAGCCAGGATTATGAATAATAGAAAGATATTAATTTATGCTGttagtaaaaaacaacaagaacagattctcaaaatgacaaatttgGTAGGTGAGAGAGTCAAAACATTCATCCCTGGCGCAGCTGCAAGGTTAAGAGGAGTGATTACAGGTGTTCCCATTGATATGACAGTTGATGAAATCAAACAAGAGATTAAAGGAGGCAAAGTTGTTGAAGCTACaaggataaaacataaaagGGATGGAGTTGTTAAAGACACCATGGCAGTAATATTGCAGTTTGAGAATGTTGTACCAGAATCTGTGCAGATCGGATACATAAACTTCAGGGTCAGAGAATACATTCCCAATCCAATAAGATGTTATATTTGTCAGAGAATGGGTCATGTAGCTAAGGAATGCAAAGGGAAAATAAGGTGTGCAAGATGTGGAGGTTCGCATGAGTatggaaaatgtgagaaagaCGCCAAAGttaaatgctgtaattgtggaGGAGAACATAGTGCAGCATATGGTGGGTGCATAGTACAGAGGGAAGCAAGGCAagcacaaagaataaaaataacagagaagGTGTCATATGCTGAGGCATTAAGGAAAGTTAGAAAAGAAAGTATAAATAACTTgggaaataaagaaacaatTCAAGAAGTTTTAAATcaggaaaataaatcacaaagaaaggaaaagcaaACCGTTGTCAGTTCAACAGATGAAAGTAATGTATGTAAACACAAATGTAATGTGGATAAAAATACAATGGTGgtgaaaaaagataattttgtgGCATTTATCTGTCACATTATAAATGTTACAGtgcaaatgaagaagaaaagtgaTAAAATCAAAACGGTTGTAGAAGCAGCAGGACGGTTTCTAGACATGAAAGAGGTCCAAGCAGATCAAATACACAAACTTCTGAGTACAGTTGGAAATGATCaagaaaaggattaaaaaaaaaaaatggtcataCATATTCTTCAATGGAATGCTATGAGTCTTATAGTAAATGgtcaagaattaaaaaaatatatacataaattagAAATAGTTCCAGATGTTATTTGTGTTCAGGAAACTTGGTTAAAACCatctttggattttaaaattcCCGGTTACAGCTCTGTAAGAAGAGATAGGAGAAACAACAGTAATGGAGGAGGTTGTGCAACTTTCATTAAAGATGGATTGGCATATAGAGAACATCAAGTTCCTGGGCAGTATGAATGTGTAAGTgtagaaatatttaatttggaaaaaattgGTAATATTAGGATTTTCAACTActataatccatgtaaaaagTTGGAAAGTGaggtatttaataaaatttcaGGATCAATAACGAGAAGAGAAGTTTGGTGTGGGGATTTCAATGCACATAATAGCCTATGGGGAAGCAGACAGACGGATAATAATGGTAAAATAGTGGAAGAAATAATGGATGAAAGGTCACTGGTGTGTCTTAATAATGGACAAGGAACAAGAATTGACATATATAAAGGTACTTTGTCATGTCTTGACTTAACATTAGTATCCAATTCGATAGTTAGTTCTTGTAATTGGGGTGTGAGGGAAGAATCCACAATAGGAAGTGATCACTATCCTGTTAGTACAATcattaaagataatttatttaaacaagatgaattaaaaataacaagatggtgttttaataaagctaagTGGCAAATTTTTAACACAATATGTGAGCAAACAAGTCATTTAGTAACATTAAAAGGAAATATAGATGAGTGTACTAAACAGGTAACGGAACATATACTTAATGCTGCAGAAATAAGTATtccaaaaacaattattaaagggaagaaaaaaattgtgCCATGGTGGAATGAGGATTGTAGCAGAGTGATTAAAGaacgaaataaagcttttaaaaatctacagaaaaatttaacaggagaaaatcttattaaatataAGAAGAAAAGGGCAGAGGCTTGTAAAATAATCAAAGAGGCTAAGAAGGAAACTTATTGTTCTTCCATAGGAGCAGAAGTAAAACTacaaaatgtttggaaaatgtttaagaaaatgGGTGGGAATAGAAGTCAAGTTAAAATTCCAGCATTGGTTAGAGGTCAAGAAATTGTGGTATTAAATAAAGATaaggcagatgttttgggtgaggCTTTTGCAGCAGTGCATAGTGGGGAGCATTTAGGAAATATACATAGAaatcaaaaagaacaaaaattaaaagaatataatcatatttataaaaagaaagatagATCAGTTTCAGCATTAGATGAAGAAATAAgtatgaatgaaataaaaatagttatTAAAGATACTGGATATTCAGCTCCAGGGGAGGATAATTTATGCTATGCAATGTTTAGAAGGTTACCGGAAGcaacattaaaattaatattacaatttttttaataaaatttggaGAGAAGGTGAAGTTCCAAAGAAATGGAAAACTGCAATAATCCTCCCATTtaataaaccaggaaaagattcTTCAGATCCAAATAATTACAGACCAATAGCATTGACATCTCACTTATGCAAATGGATGGAGAAAATATTAGTAAAAAGATTGGGGTATATGTTAGAGCAGAGGCAGATAATAAGTAGTTATCAATGTGGATTCAGAACAGGAAAGTCTACTATGGATGCATTAGTGAGAATTAGTAATGATAtagaaaaaggattaaaaatgaaagaattgATAATAGCAGTATTCCTTGACATTGAAAAAGCGTATGACTCAATGTGGAGGGAAGGTTTATTGATAAAGTTGGAAAATATGGGAATAGGGGGACGAATGTATAACTGGATAGCAAGTTTCTTTACAGAAAGGAAAATTAGAGTTAAAGTTGGGGATGAATACTCAAGAGATTTTAAAGTAGAAAACGGCACTCCTCAAGGAAGTGTAATTAGTCCTTTACTTTTTAAcattatgattaatgatatatTCTTAAATCTAGATGAATGCATTAAATCAGcactttatgcagatgatggagctATATGGATGAGGGGAAGGAATGTCCCACATTTagctaaaaatattaaaagagctgttaataaaatagaaaaatggtcATATGAATGGGGATTTAAATTGTCGGTAAGTAAATCCTGTTATATGATTTTTACTAATAAAAGGAATATTGATATAGGAGAGATAAAGTTATATGATCAACCTATAAAAAGAGTAGATGAATTCAAATATTTAGGATTATGGCTAGATAGTTCATATACATGGAAAACGCATATTAAGCAGctagaaacaaaatgtaagaaAGTAATAAATCTCATGAAAGCAGTGGCTGGGAATGATTGGGGGGCTGATAAACAGTCATTATTGAATATATATAGAGCTCTTATGAGATCAGCAATAGATTATGGTTGTATAGTATATgaagcagcagcaaaaacatCATTACAAATTGCAGATAAATTACAATATAGGGCATTAAGAATAGCTACTGGAGCAACTAAGACTACTCCTATTAACGCTCTTTTAGTAGAGGCTGGAGAAACTCCGTTAGAAATAAGACGGGTCAGAATATCACTGTCATATTGGATCAGAGTTAAAAGCAGTAGTGAAGGAAATCCAGCAAAAAGCATAATAAAGAATTGTTGGGAATATTCTAAATTCACAAGAAAGGGATTTGGATGGAATGTGaatgaatgggcaaaaatgtacGAGCTGGAGGATAAGACATTCTCACAAAATAATCCAATTAGTGCTGTGCCACCATGGTTGTTTCCAGAAACAAAAGTTGacttaaaaatacatgaaatgaaGAGAGAATGGAAACATAATGAAGTTGGGGTTAAATCTAGCATATATATCAGACAAtcattttatagttttttaaaaatatacacagacGGGTCAAAAATTTTAAAGGGAAATGTGGGTATAGGGATATTTATCCCAGAgtttaatatatgtatatgtgaaAGATTAACAGACCTTTTATCTATATACACAGCAGAAATGgttgcaattatttttagtttacagTGGGTGGAGGAGGTTAGACCGGATAGGGTGGTAATTTGTACAGATTCAAAAGCTGCAATAGAAAGCATTCATTCAGGAGGAAATAGTAGGAAAGACCTGGTAATAGAAATTTATCAGAGTTTATATAGGTTATATAGGTATGGAATAGAGGTTCAGTTCtgttgggtaccagcacatgaaGGGGTGAAAGGAAACGAAACAGCAGATAAGATAGCAAAAAAGGCTTTAGGAAAGCAGAATAAAGATCAGATTTCATTTGGGAAAGGGGAAggtaaatcaataattaaaaagaaagaaacagaaatatggcaaaaaatatgggatgaagatgagaaaggaagaagattatatagggttcaaaaatctgtaatatgtaaaaattatggaaaaagaagcagaagggaa contains:
- the LOC105925679 gene encoding lysozyme C-like codes for the protein MMKHLLLLLLVAVANAKIFQRCDWARTLKAKNMDGYRGVSLADWVCLTQHESNFNTRATNRNTDGSTDYGIFQINSKWWCSDGGVSRANGCGIRCSELQTDDVETAIRCAKRIVDQQGVRAWEAWKAHCQNRNLSSYLRGCNL